In Tachysurus fulvidraco isolate hzauxx_2018 chromosome 1, HZAU_PFXX_2.0, whole genome shotgun sequence, a single window of DNA contains:
- the LOC113662259 gene encoding LOW QUALITY PROTEIN: phosphoacetylglucosamine mutase-like (The sequence of the model RefSeq protein was modified relative to this genomic sequence to represent the inferred CDS: substituted 1 base at 1 genomic stop codon) has protein sequence MAQFEKVSQKSAVHPKLTGLTLQYGTAGIRTTANHLDHVMFRMGLLATLRSKKTKSTIGVMVTASHNPEGDNGVKLIDPMGEMVTPAWEGYATELANADQDDLCSVLKDIIGKESIDMSKAANVVTGRDTRPSSKNLSRAVLDGVSCLQGHSHDFGLVTTPQLHYMVLCSNTNGCYGNATVQGYYEKLSKAFIELTKNAPKRTDDQKRLLVDAANGIGALKIWEMEVFLKSELLVELFNDGSRGRLNYLCXADYVKVQQKPPQGMDITPGQRCCSFDGDADRIVYYYKDSARHFHLLDGDKIATLISTYLKELLTQAGLNLQVAVVQTAYANGSSTQYLENVMKVSVCCTKTGVKHLHHAAQEFDVGVYFEANGHGTVLFSKKAEEKIQQLAKDTKTSDEQKHAAKLLRNIVNLINQATGDAISDMLLIEAVLAIRGITVQDWDAIYSDLLNRQLKVKVADRRVIDTTDAESKAVTPAGLQDSIDALVKKYKQARAFVRPSGTEDVVRVYAEADTQESVDGLAHQVSLAVYRLAGGVGEEPKPLK, from the coding sequence ATGGCACAGTTTGAGAAAGTATCCCAGAAATCTGCTGTCCATCCTAAACTAACAGGACTGACCTTGCAGTACGGTACAGCTGGGATTCGCACCACTGCAAATCATTTGGACCATGTGATGTTCCGCATGGGCTTGTTGGCCACACTGAGGTCCAAAAAAACCAAGTCCACCATTGGTGTCATGGTTACTGCCTCTCACAATCCAGAGGGGGACAACGGTGTGAAGCTGATTGACCCAATGGGAGAGATGGTGACTCCAGCTTGGGAAGGCTATGCCACTGAGCTGGCTAATGCAGATCAGGATGATTTGTGCAGTGTACTTAAGGATATTATTGGGAAAGAATCCATCGACATGAGCAAGGCAGCAAACGTCGTCACTGGCCGTGACACTAGGCCAAGCAGCAAGAACCTGTCCCGGGCCGTGTTGGATGGGGTTTCCTGCTTACAAGGCCATAGTCATGATTTCGGCCTGGTGACCACACCTCAGCTGCATTACATGGTTCTATGTAGCAACACCAACGGCTGCTATGGTAATGCTACAGTACAAGGATATTATGAGAAACTCTCCAAGGCTTTCATTGAGCTCACAAAGAATGCCCCGAAACGCACAGATGACCAGAAGAGGCTGCTGGTAGATGCTGCCAATGGGATCGGAGCATTAAAGATATGGGAAATGGAGGTGTTTCTCAAGTCCGAGCTGCTGGTGGAGCTCTTTAATGACGGCAGCAGAGGTAGACTTAACTATCTGTGTTGAGCTGATTATGTGAAAGTGCAGCAGAAACCTCCACAAGGTATGGATATAACGCCGGGTCAGCGCTGCTGCTCCTTTGATGGTGATGCTGATCGCATCGTTTACTATTACAAGGACTCTGCTAGACACTTCCATCTTTTGGATGGAGATAAAATTGCTACTCTCATTAGCACATACCTCAAGGAGCTTTTGACACAGGCAGGGCTGAATCTGCAGGTTGCTGTGGTTCAGACAGCGTATGCCAATGGAAGTTCTACACAGTACCTTGAAAACGTCATGAAGGTTTCTGTGTGCTGTACGAAGACAGGAGTGAAGCATCTCCATCACGCCGCTCAGGAATTTGACGTCGGAGTTTATTTCGAAGCCAACGGCCATGGAACTGTTCTGTTCAGTAAAAAAGCAGAGGAGAAGATCCAGCAGCTAGccaaagacacaaaaacaagcGATGAGCAGAAACATGCAGCAAAGCTTCTGAGGAACATTGTGAACCTCATCAACCAGGCTACAGGTGATGCCATTTCAGATATGCTGCTGATTGAAGCAGTGTTGGCGATCAGAGGGATAACTGTTCAGGATTGGGATGCCATATACTCAGACCTGCTCAATCGCCAGCTCAAAGTCAAGGTAGCGGACAGGCGTGTGATAGACACAACAGATGCAGAGAGTAAGGCAGTAACACCAGCAGGACTACAAGACTCCATAGATGCTCTGGTCAAGAAGTACAAACAAGCCAGAGCCTTTGTCCGACCCTCTGGCACTGAGGATGTTGTCAGAGTGTATGCTGAAGCTGACACGCAGGAGAGTGTCGATGGCTTGGCACATCAAGTGAGTCTCGCAGTATATCGACTAGCTGGAGGAGTTGGAGAAGAGCCCAAGCCTTTAAAGTGA